From Elaeis guineensis isolate ETL-2024a chromosome 16, EG11, whole genome shotgun sequence, a single genomic window includes:
- the LOC105059601 gene encoding uncharacterized protein, translating to MDANLVAPSPLCPNSSFRLKKPSSKTQPFLFTGPVRLRPPTLRATGPFPSTDDGEGSMDDSKGKAEATTARPRSPPTTLNIKYRRRSRNQARQEQRQSIKKPPPPKDWDSMTLGEKAVELYMGEKGVLFWLNKFAYASIFIIIGGWILFRFVGPSLGLYQLDSAPLSPSTMFKSSS from the coding sequence atgGATGCCAACTTGGTAGCTCCCTCCCCACTCTGTCCCAATTCATCCTTTCGCCTAAAAAAGCCATCCTCCAAGACCCAGCCCTTCCTGTTCACCGGTCCGGTCCGTCTCCGACCTCCCACCCTCCGGGCAACCGGACCTTTCCCCAGCACCGACGATGGGGAGGGCAGCATGGATGACAGCAAAGGGAAAGCTGAAGCCACTACAGCACGGCCTCGATCGCCGCCGACCACTCTCAACATCAAGTACCGGCGTCGGTCAAGAAACCAAGCGAGGCAAGAGCAGCGGCAAAGCATCAAAAAGCCCCCACCTCCTAAAGATTGGGACTCCATGACGCTGGGCGAGAAGGCGGTGGAGCTCTACATGGGGGAGAAAGGCGTCCTCTTCTGGCTCAACAAGTTTGCCTATGCttccatcttcatcatcatcggtGGGTGGATCCTCTTCCGCTTTGTGGGGCCCTCACTAGGCCTCTATCAGCTTGATTCAGCTCCATTATCTCCATCCACCATGTTCAAAAGCTCATCATAA
- the LOC105059602 gene encoding putative HVA22-like protein g yields the protein MMGSFLTGAFVMILGYAYPAYECYKTVELNKPEIAQLRFWCQYWILVAVMTVFERVGDTFISWLPMYSEAKLAFFVYLWYPKTRGTAYVYGTFFRPYMVKHETEIDRNLLELRTRAGDILVLYWQKAWSYGQTRVFEILNYVASQSQAPRTRPVQLQQQQQQQSQQIHQSPSAAPARQPAAVQQPQQPARAPPSPSKNQQQKQRTKAGGLSPAASPAKARASSAPSRAASGTASHPSPSKDELMLVDTATEDLNPPSQETALKEAIPMTPGRLKKRAAIAR from the exons ATGATGGGATCATTTCTCACCGGAGCTTTTGT GATGATTCTTGGCTATGCCTATCCAGCGTATGAATGCTATAAAACTGTGGAATTGAACAAGCCAGAGATAGCACAGCTGCGATTTTGGTGTCAGTACTG GATTTTAGTTGCAGTAATGACAGTCTTCGAGAGGGTTGGAGATACTTTCATTTCATG GTTGCCAATGTACAGTGAAGCAAAGTTGGCATTCTTTGTGTATCTCTGGTACCCTAAAACAAGG GGCACAGCATATGTCTATGGTACATTCTTTCGTCCGTATATGGTGAAGCATGAGACTGAGATTGATCGTAATTTGCTTGAATTGAGAACAAGGGCTGGTGATATTCTGGTGCTTTATTGGCAGAAGGCTTGGAGCTATGGTCAGACAAGggtttttgaaattttgaacTATGTTGCCTCACAATCACAGGCACCGAGAACTCGACCTGTTCAG CTGCAGCAGCAACAGCAACAGCAGTCACAGCAAATTCATCAGTCACCTTCGGCAGCTCCTGCTCGCCAACCAGCGGCCGTTCAGCAACCTCAACAGCCAGCACGAGCACCTCCTAGCCCCAGTAAGAACCAGCAGCAAAAACAACGCACGAAGGCTGGTGGCCTCTCCCCGGCCGCCTCTCCAGCCAAGGCACGAGCCTCATCAGCTCCCAGCCGAGCTGCTTCAGGCACTGCCAGCCATCCGTCTCCAAGTAAAGATGAACTGATGCTGGTCGACACAGCCACAGAAGACTTGAATCCACCATCACAGGAAACTGCCTTGAAGGAGGCAATTCCCATGACCCCTGGCAGATTGAAAAAACGAGCTGCTATTGCTCGTTAA